One genomic window of Leptospira paudalimensis includes the following:
- the hisH gene encoding imidazole glycerol phosphate synthase subunit HisH, which translates to MIAVLDFGMGNIHSLLKAVSLYTDDFVFTDDPDKVKSADKIILPGDGHFDKAMQNLNELGFVSIIKEHVAAKKYLFGICIGYQVLFEDSDETNKVGSTIPGLGLIRGKIRKFEGKANLKVPHMGWNKLFDIKQKNTKLLKGIPNESFMYFIHSYRPVGVDRLDITANCHYYGESFPAVVEKETIFGTQFHPEKSDKIGLGILKNFIEL; encoded by the coding sequence GTGATTGCAGTTTTAGATTTTGGAATGGGGAATATCCATTCCTTATTAAAAGCAGTTTCTTTATACACCGATGATTTTGTTTTTACTGACGATCCGGACAAAGTAAAATCGGCAGATAAAATCATTTTACCAGGTGATGGACATTTTGATAAAGCGATGCAAAACCTAAATGAGTTAGGATTTGTTTCTATCATCAAAGAACATGTCGCAGCTAAAAAATATTTATTTGGTATTTGTATCGGTTATCAAGTGTTATTTGAAGATTCAGATGAAACCAATAAAGTTGGTTCTACAATTCCTGGATTAGGACTTATCAGAGGCAAAATCAGAAAGTTTGAAGGTAAAGCCAATCTCAAAGTTCCTCATATGGGTTGGAACAAACTCTTTGATATCAAACAAAAGAACACAAAACTTTTAAAAGGAATTCCAAACGAATCCTTTATGTATTTTATTCATTCCTATAGACCAGTTGGTGTAGATAGGTTGGATATTACAGCTAACTGCCATTATTATGGAGAATCGTTCCCAGCAGTAGTCGAAAAGGAAACTATTTTTGGAACTCAATTCCATCCAGAAAAATCAGACAAAATTGGGCTTGGAATCCTTAAAAATTTTATCGAACTCTAA
- the hisB gene encoding imidazoleglycerol-phosphate dehydratase HisB, producing MVESRKTSETDIRLDLNLRGSGVYSFDTEIPFFEHMLSHIAKHGLIDMDLKLRGDIGIDCHHSVEDTAILLGQMIHNQLGDKKGIFRYGNFTLPMDEVLTTVAVDLGGRFYFKYTGPALDGKFGIYDAELTLEFLQKLALNAKMNLHVVVHYGENRHHIHESIFKALGKALRQAISIDSGAKDQIPSTKGMLE from the coding sequence ATGGTGGAATCCAGAAAAACATCCGAAACGGACATCCGCTTGGACCTAAACCTCCGAGGCAGTGGTGTTTATTCATTCGATACAGAAATCCCTTTTTTTGAGCATATGCTCTCGCATATAGCCAAACACGGTCTCATTGACATGGACTTAAAACTTCGTGGGGACATTGGTATTGATTGCCACCATTCCGTGGAAGACACAGCCATTTTACTTGGACAAATGATCCATAACCAACTCGGGGACAAAAAAGGAATCTTTCGGTATGGAAATTTCACCCTTCCGATGGATGAAGTTTTGACAACTGTGGCAGTTGACTTAGGTGGAAGATTTTATTTTAAATATACTGGACCCGCACTAGATGGGAAGTTTGGAATTTACGACGCCGAACTTACGTTAGAGTTTTTACAAAAACTAGCACTAAACGCAAAAATGAACCTCCATGTTGTGGTACATTATGGTGAAAACAGACACCACATCCACGAATCTATATTTAAGGCCTTGGGAAAAGCATTACGCCAAGCAATTTCGATTGATTCAGGTGCCAAAGACCAAATCCCTTCTACAAAGGGAATGCTAGAGTGA